The following is a genomic window from Patescibacteria group bacterium.
AGCAAAGACGAAATTATTGTTACAACTAATTCTGGCCAAGCGCCATATGTAGAAATTTATAATGACCAAGCAAAAAAAATCGGACAATTTCTAATCTTTGACCAAGAATTCAGAGGCGGAGTAAATATTGCAGCAGGAGATATGAATAACGACAGTTACGATGAAATTGCTGCTTGCCAAGCATCACAAGGCACAGCATGCAAAATCTTTCGTTTTGGTTTCAAAACAAATGCTGTAAAAGAATTGAGTGTTGTCAAATATCCAACGAATATTATTCCAAATTTCGGCAATGTTAATTCAGACAATAATAAAGAATTATTAATCTCTGATAGCAAAAAACCAATTTTAAGTAGTTATAGCTTGGCTTTAAATTCAAGAACAACATTAAAATTAGCAAATGAAAACGTTCATTCAGAAATAGCTTTTATTCCTGATAATACTTTCAATTTTGTTGTCTATGGTGATACTCAACAAGTAGATCGTACAAATCATTTAAGAATAATCGAAGGAATTAACAACCAAAAATACGATTTTGCCTTTCATGTTGGCGATTTTACCCAAGATGATTCTGTTAATGAATGGGAAGTGTTTCAAAGACTGGAAAGCTCTATCATCAATAAAACACCCAAAAAAGGATTAAGCTCTGCTTTTTTTCCTGTCATTGGAAATCACGAATATGCATTAGATAATTATTTTACTCTTTTTAATACTTATCCAAAAAATCAATCATATTATTCATTTGATTATAAAAATGCCCATTTCGTAGTACTAGATACCGAAACTGATTTTTCTATGGGCAGTACTCAATATGATTGGTTAAATTCTGATTTAGCCCTAACAAACAAAACCTGGAAAATTGTTTTATTGCATCGTCCTCCATACAATTCAAATTATAAATACAATTATTTTCATCCCAATGTAGATGTTAAAAATGATATTGTTCCAATATTAGAGCAATATAAAGTTAATATAGTCTTTGGCGGACATTCTCATATTTATGAACGGACTTATCCGATTTTTCAAGATCAAGCAAATTTTGTTAATGGAATCACATATGTTATAACTGCTGTCGCTGATTCAAATCCAATTATGCCAAATTGGTGGACAGCAAAAAGCAAATCAGAATCATCATTTGTTAAAATTCAATTACGTGATAACATACTGAAAGGATACGCATATAACGAAATGCAAGGCTCGATAGACAAATTCGCAATCAATTCTAACTTATCAAATTTATAATAATTCAGTTTTTCTTCGCAACTTATTAAACTTATATTTATTAAGTAATGCCAAGAAAGCTAAACAAAATAATGTGTGATTGTACAAAATGCGATTGCGGATGCAATTGCGAACATGATGAAGAAGAAAAAAAAGATGATCAAAAAGAATATACGAATGATGAAGAAAAAATGATCAAGGACAAATTAAAAGGTCTAGGTTATCTTGACTAAAAAATCTCAAATTTACACAAATTTAGCACGAATTACACAAATATTAGTTCGTGAAATTTGTGTTTAATTTGTGTAAATTAGCGATTCTATGTTTAAAAGGTTATTATTTGATACAATGTTTGCCTTATCAGCAAATACAATCTTCAAAGTATTGAATGCAATCATTGTTATCGTTCTAGCAAACTATTTAGGACCTGATAAATACGGCATCTATTCAACAGCCATTGCTTTCATTGGTATTTTTTTAGTCTTCAGCGATATGGGCTTAAGAATGCTTTTAATTCAAGAAGGCTCTAAAGATATCAAAAAAGCGCCAGTTTATTTTGGCAATGCAATAATATTTCAGTCAATTCTAACTGTTTTAGTCATTCCGATTCTATTTATTACTTCAAAATTATTTGGCTATTCACACATTACAGTTATCTTGATATTGGTTTTAGGTCCAGCTTTATTTCTGATTGAACAATCTCGAGTCAGTTGGGCAGTTTTAAGATTAAAAAATATTAATAATAGCGTTTCAATTTCTGAAGTCTTGCAAGGTTTTGCATCATTAGGCGCAATATTTTTTATCACAAAACTTTCCGATACTCCTACAAATCAAACTCTATTTTATATTGCCATTTCACAACTTGTTATAAATTTTGTTTATTTTATAGTTTTATTTATCTATGCCTCAAAAGCTGTTTTTAAGCCAGAATTTGCTTTAAAAGCTTTAAAAGGCATGCTGAAAAAATCATATATTTTTGCCTTGTCAGAATTATTTTTCACTGTTTATTTTCAAGTCGATCAAATCGTAATATCAATCATAAAAAATGCTCAAGACGTTGGTTTTTATTCCGCACCATTTAAAGTCATTATTTTCTTTCTTTTTATTCCAAGAATTTTAGTTAGAATTTCACGTCCATTCATGTACAAACTGTTTTATGGAGGAATGGACAAATACAAAAGAATAAATATTTTTTTTCATCGATATTATTCAGCAATTGGCATTCCATTAGGCATTCTAACTATTTTGCTAGCTCAACCAATCATTTTGTTTTTGTTTAAAGAAAAATATTCAGCTTCAATTCCTGTTTTAAAAGTTTTTGGCTGGTTTATAATGTTTTATTTTATCTCAGTTGCATCTTCACAATCTTTAACAACATTATTAAAACAAAAAACATTAACCAAAATTCAAGCGACAACAGTTATATTAAATCTTATTTTAGATATTATTTTTGTTTGTTATTTTGGCTTCGTCGGTGCTGCTTATGCCACATTAATTGTCCAAATCATCGCATCATGTCTATTCATTTATTTTGATGCAAAATATATGCAAGAAAAAATAATAAACATAATAAAACCGCTATTTTCAATAATAGCGGCGGGAATCGGTATGGCAATTTTTACCTATTTATTACGTAATACAGTAGAATTTATACTCTTAGGAATAATGTCTTGTTTCGTTTATATTTTATTTCTTTATATTTTCAGATTTTTCAACGAATATGATATTAAATTATATCAACAAATAATTAAGAAAAAACATAATTAATTTTGACAATATCTCGATATCATAATATCCGTAATATTAACCAATTTAAAATAACAAACCTAAAACTATAAATTATCTTTATTGATTTTGAATATTATAATTGATCCTAATTTGTCTGAGTCAAAAAACTCAGCTTTTTTTTCTAAAAAATCTGTATTTAATAATTTTTCCTGATATTTCCAGTCGATGTCAGCTTTTGTACTAAAAGATCCAAGTACTTTTTTGCCAGCATAGACAAATTCAATATTATTTTTTTTATAAAATGATCTCGATAATTCAGAATTTGGATCAAAGATCCAAGGACATTCGCCTTTATAATCATTGCAATCGCTACCGTCGATTACAGCTCTGCCAGTCAATAAATTAATATA
Proteins encoded in this region:
- a CDS encoding metallophosphoesterase, which gives rise to MKKFVIFCITIFTLFQTSNFVFAESIIVTGIKQNELQPIRTYSLNTGNKIKEFYPYGKYFSGGINIAVGDLTGDNKDEIVVSPKSSWQPEIRVYTKRGKLLSKFLAYGKSFKNGIDIAVGDTNNDGKKEIITAPGIHSDPILSIFNYKGKKIMPDILAFPTNFNRGLSVATGDINSDSKDEIIVTTNSGQAPYVEIYNDQAKKIGQFLIFDQEFRGGVNIAAGDMNNDSYDEIAACQASQGTACKIFRFGFKTNAVKELSVVKYPTNIIPNFGNVNSDNNKELLISDSKKPILSSYSLALNSRTTLKLANENVHSEIAFIPDNTFNFVVYGDTQQVDRTNHLRIIEGINNQKYDFAFHVGDFTQDDSVNEWEVFQRLESSIINKTPKKGLSSAFFPVIGNHEYALDNYFTLFNTYPKNQSYYSFDYKNAHFVVLDTETDFSMGSTQYDWLNSDLALTNKTWKIVLLHRPPYNSNYKYNYFHPNVDVKNDIVPILEQYKVNIVFGGHSHIYERTYPIFQDQANFVNGITYVITAVADSNPIMPNWWTAKSKSESSFVKIQLRDNILKGYAYNEMQGSIDKFAINSNLSNL
- a CDS encoding flippase — its product is MFKRLLFDTMFALSANTIFKVLNAIIVIVLANYLGPDKYGIYSTAIAFIGIFLVFSDMGLRMLLIQEGSKDIKKAPVYFGNAIIFQSILTVLVIPILFITSKLFGYSHITVILILVLGPALFLIEQSRVSWAVLRLKNINNSVSISEVLQGFASLGAIFFITKLSDTPTNQTLFYIAISQLVINFVYFIVLFIYASKAVFKPEFALKALKGMLKKSYIFALSELFFTVYFQVDQIVISIIKNAQDVGFYSAPFKVIIFFLFIPRILVRISRPFMYKLFYGGMDKYKRINIFFHRYYSAIGIPLGILTILLAQPIILFLFKEKYSASIPVLKVFGWFIMFYFISVASSQSLTTLLKQKTLTKIQATTVILNLILDIIFVCYFGFVGAAYATLIVQIIASCLFIYFDAKYMQEKIINIIKPLFSIIAAGIGMAIFTYLLRNTVEFILLGIMSCFVYILFLYIFRFFNEYDIKLYQQIIKKKHN